The Watersipora subatra chromosome 1, tzWatSuba1.1, whole genome shotgun sequence genome has a window encoding:
- the LOC137398372 gene encoding rho-related protein racA-like, with translation MRNLKVTVVGDGSVGKSAMLISYSTSSFPSEYVPTVFDNYAVNKMVDGKPYNMALWDTAGQEDYDRLRPLSYPATDVFLVCFDIANRDSFENIGPKWLPEISHYCPATPRLLVGCKSDLRSSRREDSCVTVNEAKKLCTDLQMCQYVETSALELKGLDLLFDVATKVAVMAAERAQKKSKSGFGIKKNKNKPLEILLPPVMPPAGFAPEIEVETCIKGEQWLAMLHDDISTDLSLILTSGEKVKAHTVILSSASSVFKRAIKVENYETRHKNDIQVDSVFSHPAFLKVDASDSSCVQIFFTDLIKPLVLKYALQFLYAGVIAFNEPPNDEMLDSLKQFSELFSLPYLKQTCENIENDEEELNPSIGTFLSDTTAAKIKELFFNSPQKADIKFIFEDKEVFAHKCLLSARNKIMAAMFDGRFLEGNTTHVTTIDMRKDRELDYDTFLILLEFLYTGHTPLDQGVDPVALLMLCDKYNVTRLANLCEIHLSKLVDSKCCKNIEKADIDVIGLLNLANLYNAPQLTKWCLHFISSNYLAFAPRLEWSQLSSTDLEHIEEHRWPPVDYLNEVQEYEVKMEAIKRREKSSGSSDVGCTVM, from the exons ATGAGAAATCTGAAAGTGACAGTAGTCGGTGATGGCAGCGTAG GTAAAAGTGCCATGCTCATATCATATTCAACAAGTTCATTTCCAAGTGAATATGTTCCCACCGTATTCGACAACTATGCGGTAAATAAAATGGTTGATGGAAAGCCTTACAACATGGCTCTCTGGGATACTGCTGGCCAG GAAGACTATGACAGACTAAGACCTCTTTCCTACCCAGCTACAGATGTCTTTCTCGTCTGCTTCGATATTGCCAACAGAGACTCCTTCGAAAACATTGGACCAAAATGGCTTCCCGAAATAAGCCACTATTGCCCGGCAACTCCCAGACTACTTGTAGGTTGTAAAAGTG ATCTCCGATCAAGCAGACGTGAAGACAGCTGTGTAACAGTCAATGAAGCCAAAAAACTATGCACGGATCTTCAAATGTGCCAGTATGTGGAGACAAGCGCTCTGGAGCTCAAAGGCCTTGACCTCTTGTTTGATGTTGCA ACTAAAGTGGCGGTAATGGCCGCAGAAAGAGCACAAAAGAAAAGTAAGTCTGGCTTTGgcataaagaaaaataaaaacaagccATTGGAGATTCTTCTACCACCTGTCATGCCACCTGCAG GATTCGCTCCAGAAATTGAAGTTGAGACATGCATCAAAGGAGAGCAGTGGTTGGCTATGTTACATGATGACATCAGCACTGATCTATCACTCATACTAACATCAGGAGAAAAGGTCAAGGCGCACACAGTAATTCTTTCAAGTGCCTCGTCAGTTTTTAAAAGAGCCATTAAAGTTGAAAATTATGAG ACTCGACACAAAAACGATATACAAGTGGACAGTGTATTTTCTCATCCAGCGTTTCTCAAAGTAGATGCGAGTGATTCATCCTGTGTCCAGATCTTCTTTACAGACCTCATCAAGCCTTTGGTCCTTAAATATGCACTGCAGTTCCTTTATGCGG GGGTGATTGCCTTCAACGAACCTCCAAATGATGAGATGCTTGACTCACTAAAACAGTTCAGTGAGCTCTTCTCCCTGCCCTACCTTAAGCAAACCTGTGAAAACATAGAGAATGATGAAGAAGAGCTAAACCCAAGCATCGGAACATTTCTGTCTGACACGACTGCCGCCAAAATTAAAGAGCTCTTTTTCAACAGCCCTCAGAAAGCggatataaaatttatttttgaag ATAAAGAAGTGTTTGCTCACAAGTGCCTTCTGAGCGCTCGAAATAAGATCATGGCAGCCATGTTTgatggacgctttcttgaagggaaTACGACGCACGTGACAACG ATTGACATGAGAAAAGACCGTGAACTCGATTATGACACCTTCCTCATACTGCTAGAGTTTCTTTATACCGGGCACACGCCTCTTGACCAGGGAGTAGATCCGGTAGCTCTACTCATGCTCTGTGACAAGTACAATGTCACACGCCTAGCTAACCTATGCGAGATCCACCTCTCCAAACTGGTAGATAgcaaatgctgcaaaaatattgaaaaagcAGATATAGATGTGATTGGACTGCTTAACCTGGCCAAC TTGTACAATGCCCCTCAACTCACCAAGTGGTGCCTGCATTTCATCAGCAGCAACTATTTAGCCTTTGCTCCCCGACTTGAGTGGAGCCAACTTTCTAGCACAGATCTAGAGCACATTGAAGAGCACAGGTGGCCCCCTGTAGACTACCTTAATGAAGTGCAGGAGTATGAAGTTAAGATGGAAGCCATCAAACGAAGAGAGAAGTCATCTGGCTCATCAGATGTTGGGTGCACTGTTATGTAA
- the LOC137409275 gene encoding general transcription factor II-I repeat domain-containing protein 2-like, which yields MASARKIRKVDKENRRFNEAWTNLYFFVESNAKCLCLICGETVAVLKAENVKRHYTLKHASTHNRYEGDQRKEKALLLQKNLVSQQNIFRKVDDESKKYAKVSFVIAEKIARNMKPFSEGDFVKECITSAIEILCPEKEKAIKCVSLSRNTITRRIEELAKNTKMQLNELCKNFETYSIAIDESTDITDTPQLAIFVRGVDSTFNITEELLALCPMKGNCTGAAVFKEIDTALEKAGLTYDRLVGIATDGAPAMIGKEQGLRGFIQRKLESLNVSKDQILWYHCIIHQESLCSKIFKFDHVMDNVVKAVNFIRSRALNHRQFRNFLDEINAEFSGIPYFTEIRWLSRGRTLKRFYDIREHVAAFLEAKGNLCINFDDDKWMNDFSFLVDITDKLNELNVRLQGKEKLIHNLFGEVTAFQKKLDLWIAQIADSNYAHFPCLQKQSHISTMNREFFVSELKRMQEEFARRFKDFRACEDQLKFFSMPFDVDPADAPVELQMELNELQSDFDVKSQFLNRNLMDFYKYGLPHTQFPNLTCYAKRFLVLFGSTWMCEYLFSRMQLIKSNKRNSLSDAHLEDELRLALTNIPADIEKLLDDSKQFQVSH from the coding sequence ATGGCGTCGGCTAGAAAAATCAGAAAAGTAGACAAGGAGAATCGCAGGTTTAACGAAGCATGGACAAATTTGTATTTCTTTGTGGAATCAAATGCAaaatgtctttgtctgatctgTGGTGAAACAGTCGCAGTTCTAAAAGCTGAAAATGTGAAACGGCATTACACATTAAAGCACGCTTCGACCCATAATCGTTATGAAGGAGATCAACGCAAGGAGAAAGCACTTTTACTTCAAAAGAATTTAGTCTCACAACAGAACATTTTTCGGAAAGTAGATGATGAATCGAAAAAGTACGCCAAAGTGAGTTTCGTCATTGCTGAAAAGATTGCACGCAACATGAAACCTTTTTCGGAAGGAGATTTTGTCAAAGAATGTATCACCTCGGCGATTGAAATTCTGTGCCCAGAGAAAGAGAAAGCTATAAAATGTGTTAGCTTGTCGCGTAATACAATAACCCGAAGGATTGAAGAACTGGCCAAAAATACGAAAATGCAGTTGAACGAACTTTGTAAAAACTTCGAAACTTACAGCATTGCCATCGACGAATCTACTGACATTACTGATACACCACAACTGGCGATTTTCGTGAGAGGTGTTGATTCAACTTTTAATATCACTGAAGAATTACTTGCTCTATGCCCCATGAAAGGAAATTGCACGGGTGCTGCTGTTTTCAAAGAAATCGACACTGCACTCGAAAAGGCGGGACTGACTTATGATCGTCTGGTGGGAATTGCTACCGATGGTGCACCGGCCATGATCGGCAAGGAGCAAGGCTTGCGTGGTTTCATCCAAAGAAAACTGGAATCCCTGAATGTGAGTAAAGACCAAATATTGTGGTACCATTGCATTATACATCAGGAATCACTTTGCTCCAAAATCTTTAAGTTTGATCACGTCATGGATAATGTCGTGAAAGCTGTCAACTTCATTAGGAGTCGTGCATTGAATCATCGACAGTTTCGAAATTTTCTCGATGAGATAAACGCCGAATTTTCTGGCATTCCTTACTTTACCGAGATCAGGTGGCTCAGCCGTGGACGTACTTTGAAACGCTTTTACGATATTCGAGAACATGTGGCAGCATTTCTTGAAGCAAAAGGAAATTTATGCATCAATTTTGATGACGACAAATGGATGAATGATTTTTCTTTTCTGGTGGACATTACAGACAAACTGAATGAGTTGAATGTGCGGTTACAAGGAAAAGAAAAACTCATCCATAATTTGTTTGGGGAGGTGACAGCTTTCCAAAAGAAACTGGATTTGTGGATTGCTCAAATTGCTGACAGCAATTATGCCCACTTTCCTTGCCTTCAGAAACAGTCGCACATTTCAACCATGAACCGGGAATTCTTTGTGAGTGAGTTAAAACGGATGCAGGAAGAATTTGCCAGGAGATTTAAGGATTTCCGTGCTTGTGAAGACcagctgaaatttttttcaatgccTTTTGACGTGGATCCTGCTGATGCCCCCGTTGAGCTTCAAATGGAATTGAATGAATTACAAAGTGATTTTGATGTCAAGAGTCAATTTTTAAATAGGAATCTGATGGACTTCTACAAATACGGTCTGCCTCACACTCAATTTCCAAATCTTACATGCTACGCAAAACGCTTTCTCGTTTTGTTCGGTTCGACATGGATGTGTGAATATCTCTTCAGTCGCATGCAATTAATAAAATCGAACAAAAGAAATTCTTTGAGTGACGCTCACCTCGAAGATGAACTCCGACTGGCCTTAACAAATATTCCGGCAGACATCGAAAAGCTTCTTGATGACTCGAAACAATTTCAAGTTTCTCACTGA